From the genome of Corallococcus macrosporus DSM 14697:
CTCGCCGGAGCGGGACAGCACGGTGAACTTCGACACCGCCTCCCGGGCGTCCGCGGCGCCGGAGGGGGCGGGCTCCACGCGGTCCGGGTGGCGCGGGTGGTGGCGCAGCGGGAGGTCGATGTCGCCCTCGTCCGCCAGCGGCCCCGTCACCAACGCCAGGTAGCGCTTGTCCACGGCGCGGCCGCCAAAGGCCTCGCGCACGGCGTTCCACGCGTCCCGCGTCCTGGCGGCCACGACGACGCCGGAGGTCTCCACGTCCAGGCGGTGGCACAGGCCGCCCTCGCGCGCGTCCACGGAGGCCTGGGCGCACTCGGGATAGCGGGCCACCAGCGCGTTGGCCACCGTGCCCGTCTCCCCGGACTGCAGGGGGTGGGACGGCCGGCCCGCGGGCTTGTCCACGAAGACGAGCGAGTCGTCCTCGTGCAGCACGGTGAGCGGGAAGTCCGCGTCGGGCACGGCCTCGCGCGACTCCTCCTCCACCTCCACGGCGATGTGCTGCCCGGCGGTGAGCGTGAGGCCCTTCTTCGCGGGGCGGCCGTTCACCTTCACGGCGCCGGCCTCGAACAGGCGCTTGAGGCGCGCGCGGGACAGGCCCAGCGCTTCACCGACGAAGAGGTCCACCCGCTGGCCCGCCTTGTCGGCGTCCACGGTGAGGGTGTGCAGCTTGGAGGGGTTCACTCGGACAGGGCCTCGTAGACTTCCTCGGCCGTCTGGAACCGGTCGTCCGGCTCCTTGCGGATGAGGCGGTGGGCGACGCGCGCGAGCTGCGGGTCCCCGTGAAGGTTCAGCGCCAGCACGGGGGGCGGCTCCGTCTCCAGCACCTGGCGCCAGAGCTCGTGCGGCGTCTTCGCGTCGAAGGGGGGCCGCCCGCTGAGCAGCTCATAGAGGATGACCCCCAGGCTGTACAGGTCGGAGCGTCCGTCCAGCGGCTCGCCCA
Proteins encoded in this window:
- a CDS encoding RluA family pseudouridine synthase yields the protein MNPSKLHTLTVDADKAGQRVDLFVGEALGLSRARLKRLFEAGAVKVNGRPAKKGLTLTAGQHIAVEVEEESREAVPDADFPLTVLHEDDSLVFVDKPAGRPSHPLQSGETGTVANALVARYPECAQASVDAREGGLCHRLDVETSGVVVAARTRDAWNAVREAFGGRAVDKRYLALVTGPLADEGDIDLPLRHHPRHPDRVEPAPSGAADAREAVSKFTVLSRSGEFSVVEVKILTGVLHQVRAHLAGVGAPIVGDSLYGGREAPELGRFFLHARSLGLTHPQTKRAMTVHSPLPPELRAELERHGLPLPRGEQRS